One genomic segment of Panicum virgatum strain AP13 chromosome 2N, P.virgatum_v5, whole genome shotgun sequence includes these proteins:
- the LOC120661591 gene encoding uncharacterized protein LOC120661591, with the protein MKSRDRLHLCPSRAPHSISQAQHCRAAPTLHASIARHWRRGAGGRRRSRAMARVEAVVVCLLVLAMDAAAGVLGIHAEKAQSQGRHLRILFIECRQPVRRAYELGIAAAAVLAASHAIANAAGGCACSCSGDKLRRASPNRHMASFALVLTWMVLVVGVALLVLGALPNRKHKLADCGVARQRFLSIGGVLCFAHALFCVVYYASASAAAREERRAAPHV; encoded by the exons ATGAAAAGCAGAGACCGGCTGCATCTCTGTCCCTCTCGCGCACCCCACTCCATTTCACAGGCTCAGCACTGTCGCGCTGCGCCCACCCTGCACGCCAGCATCGCAAGGCACTGGAGGAGAGGAGCAGGAGGACGACGGAGAAGCCGGGCCATGGCGAGAGTGGAAGCCGTGGTCGTCTGCCTCCTGGTCCTcgccatggacgccgccgccggcgtgctcgGGATCCACGCGGAGAAGGCTCAGAGCCAG GGGCGGCACCTGCGGATCCTGTTCATCGAGTGCCGGCAGCCGGTGCGGCGGGCCTACGAGCTCGGCatcgcggcggccgcggtgctGGCGGCGTCGCACGCCATCGCCAacgccgccggcggctgcgCGTGCTCCTGCTCCGGCGACAAGCTCCGCCGGGCGTCGCCCAACCGCCATATGGCGTCCTTCGCCCTCGTCCTCACATG GATGGTGCTCGTCGTCGGTGTCGCGCTGCTGGTCCTTGGCGCGCTGCCCAACAGGAAGCACAAGCTCGCGGACTGCGGGGTGGCGCGCCAGCGGTTCCTCTCCATCGGCGGCGTTCTCTGCTTCGCGCACGCGCTCTTCTGCGTCGTCTACTACGCGTCCGCCAgcgccgcggcgcgggaggAACGCCGCGCGGCGCCGCACGTGTAG
- the LOC120661592 gene encoding probable histone H2A.2, protein MAGRGKAIGAGAAKKATSRSSKAGLQFPVGRIARFLKAGKYAERVGAGAPVYLAAVLEYLAAEVLELAGNAARDNKKTRIVPRHIQLAVRNDEELSRLLGTVTIASGGVMPNIHNLLLPKKAGGGSAKAVAGDED, encoded by the exons ATGGCGGGCCGTGGCAAGGCGATCGGTGCGGGCGCGGCGAAGAAGGCGACGTCGAGGAGCTCTAAGGCCGGGCTCCAGTTCCCCGTCGGTAGAATCGCCAGGTTCCTCAAGGCCGGCAAGTACGCCGagcgcgtcggcgccggcgcccccgtctacctcgccgccgtcctcgagtACCTCGCTGCTGAG GTTCTTGAGCTGGCCGGAAACGCCGCAAGGGACAACAAGAAGACCCGTATCGTGCCGCGCCACATCCAGCTTGCCGTCCGCAACGACGAGGAGCTCTCGCGCCTCCTGGGCACGGTGACCATCGCTAGCGGTGGTGTCATGCCCAACATCCACAACCTACTGCTCCCCAAgaaggcgggcggcggcagcgccaagGCTGTGGCCGGCGATGAGGACTAG